From the genome of Tenrec ecaudatus isolate mTenEca1 chromosome 1, mTenEca1.hap1, whole genome shotgun sequence:
GGCCAAGAAGGCCTTCCAGCTATCCAGAGCAGAAGCTGGCACCTGAGGGTCTGGGGACCCTCGGCTTAGAGCCCAGGTCCTGTTGGTAGCAGCCCAGGGCTGAGACTGGGGGTCTTGGGGTATGGGTGCCAGGCCTGTGCCTGTGGGCAGCCAGGCGCCACTGAGCAAGCTTAGGAGAGTGGTGAgatgacccaggagcagctgcttgtccatctgtctgtctgtctagagGTAGGCTCGGGGTCCTGGCAGTGGGACCAGTATGGGGCGAAGACAAGTGGATACGCGTATGGATTCATGGCTGAGTCAGCTCGGACTTGCTGTCCTACCCGAAGTTGTGAAGGTCGGAGAAAACCCATGCAGTATGCTCCAAATTTAGGAACCTGAACACGCCCACACCCGGCAGCGCGGACTGGGTCCGGGAAGACACCAGCGGGCAGGTTGGGGAATCATCTGCGCCTCGGATGGGGCGGGGCTGAGAGGGAGGCGCCCAGGTGTGGCAGGGTCCGGGTCGGAGGTTTGCAAGGCAGGTGTCCTGGGTGCGGGCGCCGCGCAGTTCCGAGAGCCGCCGCAAGAGGGCGAGTGCGCCCCGCCGCGCTCCAGGGAGCCGGGCGCGGGAACGTGCCTATCCGCTGCTTCTCACCGCAGCTTTGCACCTGGGTGTGAGATGGGGGACACGGGAGGTGCCAGGTCCTGGTTCAGGCCACCTCCCCCTAGGCGCCTCCAGGGGTTCAAAGCCTGGAACTaggctgccagtcctttaacctcCAGCCCGAACCCACACTCGACTTCAGCCTCCCAGGTTCCCACCGCCTCCAACCCGATCTCAGGTCTCTGCAAAAAGGTCACCTCCAAAGGTCACCTCCGGGGAGAGGCCTTCCCGGACCACCTGTGGGTAAAGGACTCCGCTGATCCATCTGAGGCATACTCCGATTTAGTATTCTTTCACCCTCGAGACTCAGAACTCGCCCTGGTCACGTtttgctctctgcttcctctcctgtGATGCTGGAGGGCCCATTTGCTGTCCCTCTGCTaaagtcagcagctcgaaaccaccagctgctcccagggtgaaagacgaggctctctattcccatgaagagttacagtatcagaaaaagTCAACCAGCAACAATGTGTTACCTAGAGCTGCCTCCCGGTGCTTACTAAGTATCAACCTCTGTTGTAAGTtcctttttgttggtttgtttagtTTGTATAGAAGCTGTTGCATTCTCAGAACAACCCTGAGGTAGGTCCTGTTATTATCCCTCCTCCCAGAGAGGCCCAGAGTGATTAAGGAACTTTCCCCATCTTACACAGCCAGCGAGTTGCAATGCTGGGATTTTAACCCCCAAAGCCTAGGCTTTTTGCTAAATGGATAAGTGAGGGCCTAGGACCAGGCAAGCAGCCCTTCAGAGGCCCAAGCACCCTGTCCCTAGACCTGCCATTCCTGTTCCCTATAGCCCACACCCCCTCAGTCCCAGTCTCCAACACCAGGCCagactggggggcgggggcggggcgggaacCCAGCAGGGCTGGGTTTGCATTCCTCCCCCATGGTGGGTTCCCAGGGGCTCTTCCCATACTGCTCAGGTGGGGGGCAAGGGTAGGAAAGGGCTAGGTGTGCCCACAGTCAGTCCAGTCATCAGACAGCAGGAGCCACTGCCAGGACCCTGAGCCTAGctctagacagacagacagacagatggacaaGCAGCTGTTCCTGGGTCATCTCACCACTCTCCTAAGCCTGCTCAGTGGCGCCTGGCTGCCCACAGGCACAGGCACAGGCCTGGCACCTGTACCCCGAGACCCTCAGTCTCAGCCCTGGGCTGCTACCAATAAGACCTGGGCTCTAAGCCAAGGGCCCCCAGACTCCCAGGTGCCAGCCTCTGCCCTGGATAGCTGGAAGGCCTTCTTGGGCCTGCAGAAAGCCAGGAGGCAGAGTGGGCAGGAGGTGGTCACTGCCACCACTATGTCCCTACCACTGGACCCGCAGGAAGTGGCCCGGGAGTCGTGCAAAGCCAGGCCCTTCACTCAGGtaagcagaggagggagggatggaggggccGAGTCTCAGCACCCCAGTTCTGGGCAGGTGCttagttcaagttctgtttctTCCAATCAGATGATTGTTAGCCTCCTTGTCCTCCTtcgtaaaaataaattaaaaaaaagtattaaatcattattgggggctcatacaactctttttttttttatcatcttgctcatacaactcttatcaaaatccatccatccattcattgtgtcaagcacatttgtacatatgttgccctcatcattctcaaaacatttgctttttacttgagcccttggtatcagctcctcattttttccacctAAAAGTGGATTTTACAAATCTCTCTAGGTTTCTGTTCTTGGCAAAACCTCCGGGCTGTTTCCTATGGATCGGCCAGAGGGCGCTGGTGAGCCCACGAGTCTGGTTagcttcctcctccacccagaacccttcagggcttctgactctgTGAGCAAGGGCCAAAGGTCCCCCGTTTGTCGCTCGAGGCCCTGCACACCCTGCGCATCTCCCTTTTCACCCTCACTTCTTTCTAGCCCCACGGGCCTGCTCACTGTCCGTGGGATGCACCATGTTCTGCCTTCCCTTTGCGCTGGCTGTGCTCGCTCCCCCTTGCCTGGTCTCCTTACAGACTCTCCCTCCGGTTTTCTTCAAActtcatttgtttttatgttgGGGAAGAGATCGTATTTATTTAAACTGTTTTATGGGCACTCTATCCGCATCTCACACAACACACCCATATCAAGATCCACTCTAGAACccgttcttcctcctcctcctcgacaCATCATTTGTTGAACAGCATAGGTACTCCCCCTGCCCTCACCCCAGCCTCCCACCTTCCTCTCTTCTGTTTCATCTTCTCTAGGCAGGAGGGAGTTGGTTATGAAACTTACTCAATAAATGGTCTatttcctctgtctctctctatgtCATGTCTATGTATTCCCCCAGGGCAGGGACCTTTTAATTTATTCTATAAAATCTGTCTTGCCCTCTGCTGGGCCCCTGTGTCCAGGTTCTAGAACAGACAAGCCCCAGCTCACTAAGAGTTGGGTGAATGGGTGCTGGTCATGCCTGGCTCCTCAAGGGTGCTGCAGCCACCACCAGGACAAGACCGGCCTGTGGCACACACAGCCGTGGGCCAGTGGGTGCTCCCTGCATGGGGAGGCATGTGGGAATCTTACATGGTGCCCTGGGGAAGCGCAActccaaactcaaactcattgccaagagtccatgctgactcacagtgaccctataggacaggggagaatcgtccctgtggggttcccagactgtcacttgaggggagtaaaaagcttcatctGTCTTCCAAAGAGTGgcagatggatttgaactgccaacctcctggttagcagcccaaccagtaaccaccacgccaccagggctcctaggttcAAATTGGGGCAGCTTTCTGGGTGATCCAGGATAGAGCTTCTCTTCTCAGAGTCCCAGTTCCCGCCCcaggggagatggattgacctgcACTCCAAGGATTTGCTGGCAGGGTGCTGAGGGTTTGCTCACCAAGTCTTTGCCAAGAAACTAGGTGATGTAGCTGAGAAGCTAGGTGATACAGATGCCTCTGCCCGAATCCTGCAGCTGCCCACCATGCACCAGCAGGAGGGACCCAGGCCCAGGTTCCAGCTGTGCACCTTCACCTGGAGGGGAgttccccgcccaccccctcccgtCTCTGTCAGCTAGTGCTGCTGTCGGCTGAAATTGACCTTCAGAGAGGAAGCCACCGGGAGCTAATCTTTTCACAGTGGACAAGTTCAGGAGCCTGAGGTCGGGCCTCCAGGGACAGCGCTCTCTCCATCTCTGGGGAAGGTCCTGTCCCTTTTCGCTGTCTGTTTTCCCACTTCCACTCTTTTTTTCTATCTCAAAGGAGCTTGATTTAAGACTCGAATATACTAATCTGGCCTCATTAGCAAAACAAAGACAACAACGCAGACCCCAATGAAACTCAAGCAAGgtacctcactgccatctaggcaTTTGGACTCTGGGTTCCCAAGGTTCCCAAGACagaatcttcataggagtagagagcctcatcttgctcctggggagcagctggtggtcttgaactgctgaccttcaggttagcagcccaatgcagaatccCCCTACACCACCAATGTTCTCTGTAACTACTATCAGATAAGATTTTGAGCACATTTGGGGGGGACAATCTAGAACAGACACCCTTTCCTAGCCAGCACACTCACTCGCTTGCTGCCACCGAggtaatgccgactcacagtgaccccatagggcagggtagaactgccctgtgggcttctgaagctgttgctctttacaggagtagaaagccccatctttctccctcagagaggctggtggtttcaaactgctgaccttgcagttaacagcccaacgcataaccactacaccaccagggccagcAGCACCCTCAGCCCTCGAGGGCCTTTAGTTTCTTCACCTGTTAAAAGAACAGCAGTACTGGCTGCCTCATGGGGAGCCAGGTGCTTCATGCAGGGCCTGGCATGGCCCTGCTGGGCCGCTTGCTGCACGAtgggcagttggaagccacccgcTGCTCTGTAGAGAGAAGGTGAGCGGTTCCATTCTGACGGAGtccaagtcttggaaaccctgggggtCAGTTCTGCCCTGGGAGTCAGCTTTGGCTTCATAGCGGGGAGTTTGGTCTGGGGTCTTATTAAACATGGGAAGAGAACCCAGGCTTGTTAAAGCAGGAgatcaggaagaaaaaggaagCATTTCCTTCTGTCCTGCGTGACAGGACTGCTGTGAACAGGAGGGAGTGGACTCCGTGGTCGGAGTAAGAATGACTGGGGTCAGATCCGTAGAGGAGACCAGGAACATCTCCGCCCATAGGTAGCTTCGGTGGGTGCTCTCGGTGACAAACAACAAACACACCTCGCTGCCATGGAGCCGATGCTCAGGCAGGCGGaggggacctgcccctgtgggatgcCCAGAAGGTGTGTGAccctttacgggaacagaaaacctcctttcttccagggagtggcTGATGGCTCCACATTGCTCAccgtgtggtgagcagcccaggggTACACCCacgacccccccacacacactcttgGGGAGAGAAAAACAACAGAGCATCAGCCGCCCACCCCGGAGGGCCAGGATTATCTGCTGCCAGGAGCACCAGGGGGAAAGAGAGGAGGCTGCCTGGTGGGCAAACCTTGGGGGACGCCATTCCCCAAAGACACGACTCGGAGGGAGGAAAGATGAGTCGGAGCcatgtggggtgggaggaagggctGGAGGGAAGCCCAGTCCATGTGGAGGGAATCGGGGGTGCAGAGGTCTCCCGGGGAGCTTTGAAAGGGGGTACCAGCATTGGAAGGAGACCCTCCAGAGGCAGAGCGAGCTAAGAGGTGCATGAAAAAGGAGAGGGCATGGGGGTGATGGGGACGGAGTGTGCAGGGACTTGATGGTAAGATGGAAGGTGATGGTGGAgtgttgggggggcggggaggttgATAGATCCACTCGGATGGAGGCAGTCACAGGAGAAAAATCAGGCATATTGTTTAGCGACGGTGTGCCAGACAGGCTGTGGGCTTTCTGGTGAGTCCTTTTGGCCTCCACCAATATCACTTttggggagtgggtggggtgggggtgcagtgaTTGGCTGTTGGTTCTAATTCCAGAGCTTTGCATGGTCATCTCCTGCCTGGGTTTTCAGTCACTGTCCCCTGGATCACCAAATCCCTGTATTAAATCCTCTCTgctgaaagacctggagatctttgctttgtttttcctggTTGAACCTCAGTGGGGTTTCCCCCTGCAATGGTTGAACCTCAGTGGGGCTTCCCCCCTGCGATGGTTGAACCtcagtggggtttttttgttttgtttttttctgcaaGGGAGGAAACTGAAGCCATTCGAGGGTGAGTCTCTCACTCAGCGCCAGCACTGGAAACCAGGCAGCCTGCCCTCAAGTCTGGTGGGAGCCAGCAGCCCTCTGCCCTGACTTGATTCTCTGTCTTTGACCCCAGGTGCTCTCCCGACCCGGCTGCACAGCTGCACGTCTCCGCAACTACCTCTGCTTTGGCCGCTGCTCGTCCCTCTATGTCCCCAGCTCAGACCCCTCCCCAATCGTCCACTGCAGCAGCTGTGTCCCCACTCGGAAGCGCTGGACGTCTGTGGTCCTGTGGTGTTGGGTGGGCCGCCCCGCCGCCCGGCAGCGGCGGCAGATGAGGATGTCCACTGTGTTGGTTGAGGGGTGTCAGTGCAGCTCCAGGCCAGGAGAGGAGCCCCACAGATGGACACAGACACGGTGGGAAGAGGAACAAGCAGCAAGAGCCTTCCCCCTGGACAGTGTCCCCTAGATCAAGAGGACAGCGACAGGGGGCTGCGGGCCAGCCCAGCCCGCCCCTGCTCCCAGGAACTCCCGACACAGACCTCACCTTGTGGTGGGACACGAATAGTATAAACCCCATCCCGCTGTCCTTGAGTTGACTCTGAGACCCTAAAGGTCAGGGAGCACTGCCCATTGGGGTTCTGAGAAGGAAGTCCTTTGGGGAGCAGGCTGCCACAGCTTTCTGCCACAGAGTTGCCTGGGGATTTGAACCTTCCACCTTGTAGCTGGCAGTGGCGTGATCTGTGCTGTTAGACCttacggtgtgtgtccattccaactcatggccaccccgtaggacaaagcagaactgctccccggGGTTATCAGAGGCTGCACGTCATTATTATTGTATGTATTTACtggagcctcattgttctccccaggggctgctggtgggtgtgaacctccaaccttgcagttcgTAGCAGCTCAATGCCTGACTCACAGAGCTCTCCGGCTCCTGATCTCAGCACAGCGCCCCCttcctgagccctcaggccccacaGGTCTGCACGCAACCTTCCCCAGGGCACCGACTCCTGGCACCCCTCAGGGATGGGGTGATTTCAACCTGGGTGGAAGATAAAGATGAGGAAACCAAGCTTCCCAAAGGGAACCGCCTTCCCTTGGGGTCACACTGACAAGAGGGCAGAGCTGGGGCTTGGCCCCAGGCAGCCTGGTACCCCTATTTAGAACTACTAGACTGCACTGTCTCACACCGACCAAGTGAAAGACCCACTctctcccagatgcagggaggacagaaagcccccccccaccccaatgatGAGGCAGCTGCTGGGGAACTGACATCAACATCAAGGCAGGACCCACAGACTCTCAGCTGCCTGTCCCTGAtgatccctgccccaccccctacTTGGATCTCCATACAGTGTCCACACAGGAACCATAAAAGCTCCGGAGCCCagcggtgtgtgtgtgctgtctgTCCCTGCACTGGCCTCCCCggagtgggtgggggcagggtggtgaGTGGCCTGGGCAGCGCGGGCATGGAGGGGCACAGGGTCTGTGGTTGGCGGCTGGAACCAGAGCCTCAGCAGATGGGCCCGTCTGGCACAGAGGCAGGGACATGTGGCGCTGTCAGGGTTGCCTCCAAATGCCCCCCGGAGCGCGGGCCGaggagggggggtggtggtggcagcagtgGCTGGCTGGGTCCCCTCAGTCCTCTTCCTGCCTCAGGAAGGAAGGCCCCAGGTgaagggagcaggagggagggactGGGGGAAGCAGATGGGCGAGTGGGGCGTGAGAGCCTGTGTGACCTCTGACCCAGCAGGCCAGCGTGGAGGGATGGGAATGGGCCAGGCAGGCTGCTCCCAAGGCCCTGCTGGAAGAGCCCTGGGGGAGACCCTGGGCGCCTGTAGGGGAGCTGCTCCTTCTCCACGGACCTGTGCCAAACCCAAGGCTTCATGCATTCGTCCATCCCTCTGTCCGAGTGAGCAAGGGAGCCAGCGAGCTGAGGCTCAACCCTGGCACTGCGGTCACCCCTCTCTCTGGCCGACATGAGGTGCTTGCCCCCCTCAGCTGTGCCCACCTCCTGCCAGCTGGGGGAGCCAGCTGGGAACCCTGGTGCCAGGGGGGGCCCCGGAGTTCCTGCCCCCTCCCGAGCAGTGccagccagcccccaccccccgccccccaggctcAGTAATGGGTGGGTAATGAGTGGtgggggagcgggggaggggcTGGGATGCAGGTGCCACAGGCGCTGGCACAGGGGCTGCTAATCAGGTTTGCCAACGCCATCTGTCACTGCGCGAGCATCTGGGGCTCAAGGTGACCCTGTCACCCTCAGTTACAATTATGAGTTTGGCATCTGTATTAAAGCCCGCCAGCCGGCGGGGCGGGGGAGAGCGgggggggggtaggctgggggggGTGCTGTAAGCCCCTTCCCGGGAGTCCCGTTCCCAGGGGCTGTGTGGCTTCTCGGCACtcagaggagtgtgtgtgtgtgtgtgtgtgtgtgtgtgtacacgtacTCACGCCTGTGCCCACATGCCGCCTGCGATTGGAGGATTGTGTGTCCCTGGGTGGTGACTGTGTGACACCGAATTTGGGTGGGGATGGCCAGGTGGATCCAGAGCTGAGTATGCCTGTGGGCAGAGAGATGATTGGCCGGGTctttgggtggtggggtgggtcagggtagaagtgtgtgtgtgtgtgtgtgtgtgtgtgtggttgtgcatGACCACCAGTGAGTGTCTGCAAGACCATGTGATGTTATTACTTCTGACGGTCACAGGCTGGATGTCTGGGGTGAGTCTGTGCAGGATTTTGTTGGAGTTCCTCTTGTTGATAGGGGGGCCTACGAGCGTGCACTCCTGTGCCCGTGTGTATATGTgaacacacaggcacacagctCGGGGAGGGCTCTTGGGACTCCTCTTCAGCCCCTTGACTttgcccctgccccacccacccagAGCCTAGTCTGGAGAACTCAGACATGTCTGGGATTCCATCAGGAGTTTGGGGGACTGGGTCCTAGCATCTTAGATTCAGATTTCTAGGCCCtagtttccccacccccaccccactggaaGTCGGTTCTTGAATCTGAGTTCTAGATTCTGGATTCAATCCTACAGATGTTTGCATTCTAGATTGTGGGGGTCTGTGATCCGGATTCGGGCAACTGGTCTTTGGGGATCTGGATCCTGTACCTTTAGGGTGCACTGATTTATATGGCTCCTCCTCTATTTTATATAGTGGCTCCTCATTCACTTTCTTGTGATGCTTGTGAATTTGGTGGGGGTCAGAAGCACCATGTTTAGACCTAGAGTTTTATATTCTGAACTCGGGGAGTTGGGTTTTTGAATCGGGGGCTTGGGGGTCTAGAGTCTAGGTTATTGGAAGTGGATTTCAGATTCTCCATTCTCTGTCTGGCTTTTGGATCCTCTATCTAGAAGACTCTCTCTCAGCTATGGGCCAGAGCCAACCCATCCATCTAGCATGGATGGCTGCAGAGACAAGTCATGGCCACCAGGGGACACCCTTGATCCAGGTTTGGGCCGAGCTGACCCAGGCACACGGGGAGTTGGAGACTGCCCTGGCTTGACCTGACTTAATCCATGGCGCAGATTGGGGATGGGGGCTTAGTTCTCTGCTGGCTCCTAGCTTCACAGGTGACTGGGGTTGGCTCCCTGCATCGCTACTCATGGACACCCGGgggcgcgggggtggggggagggcctgATCAGGGGCCAGAAGCAAAGTCCTGTGTGTCTGCGAGGGTGTCAGTGAAACACTTGTCCTCGAGTAACAGTGGACCATGTATCTTTGGATGGTCACATATGAAGCTGTTTCCGGTGAGCTGTGAACTCTGTGACAGGGCACAGCCAGGTCTGTGACTTCGTGCTTGACAAGGTCTGGGAAGGCTCAGAAAACAATTACACCCATCATTGGGCTGTGTCTCGCTCTACCTGTGAGGTGTGACTCTGATGTGGACCGAGAGGGGGTCCTGCGTGCGTCCTCATGACATGGCTGATGTGTCCATGTCCGCGACCGCGAGTCCTCGGGCGTCATGAGTACACCCACGGGCGTTAAGTGTGTCATGTGAGCAAGGTGTCACTGTGTCCTCGAGGAGATGAGTCTCCCCATGGGTGCATCCTGAGGGTGTCTGGGCAGTGTCCCCTGAAGGCTGGCTCCCTGTGGGGATGACGTGTTGTCCATGGGGATGGATAGACACAAAGGGGATGTCATCTGTATCAAACCAGGGTAGGCCAGTGGCCCAGAGGCAGGTTGAGGAGGCTGGGTGTGACCGAGAGTGGGGCCGGGGATTCAGAGCAGACAGCTGGGCCTCAAGTTTCTCTTCCTCTTGTCCCCCACATCTGGGTGTATCTGACCCCTCCCTGCCCTGtctttctgtgggtgagtttcttgAAGCATCTGACTGGTGGGCACAGAGAGGTTCCCTCTCCATTTCCTAGCACTCTACTTCCAAACTGTCTCCCGTCTGGCTTCTCTGGGTCAGCCTGTCCTGTCTGCCATCTCCTCTCTTCTGTGTGCCACGTCTCCCCTCCATCTCTCCCTGGCCGTGCCCCTCTTCTAAAGGGGTCCTCACTGCCTCTGCTCATCCTCTCACTTTTCCCTttggctccctcccctctctcctctctcagcctccgtctctctctccccccagcgATCTCTCCCAATCTCTGTCCATTTCGCccatctccctgtctctctctccccatgTCCCTCTCTCCCAGTctgtctctctcctcttctctcctctccaagcctccgtctctctctctccccatctctctctcccaGTCTCTGTCCATTTCTCCCAtttccctgtctctctccccatgtctctctctccccccatgtctctctctctctctctctctctttccatctctctccctctttcctctcccagcttccatctctctctctccccatctctctcccagtcTGTCCATTTCTCCCATCTCCCCGTCTCTCACTCCCCATGTCCCTCtctcccagtctctctctctctccatctctccccctctttcctctcccagagcccgtctctctctctctcccagtctCTGTCCATTTCTCCCATCTCCCTGGCTCTCTCTCCCC
Proteins encoded in this window:
- the DAND5 gene encoding DAN domain family member 5; protein product: MDKQLFLGHLTTLLSLLSGAWLPTGTGTGLAPVPRDPQSQPWAATNKTWALSQGPPDSQVPASALDSWKAFLGLQKARRQSGQEVVTATTMSLPLDPQEVARESCKARPFTQVLSRPGCTAARLRNYLCFGRCSSLYVPSSDPSPIVHCSSCVPTRKRWTSVVLWCWVGRPAARQRRQMRMSTVLVEGCQCSSSAAAAAAAAAAGER